TGCTTCATGTGCTTCCCCGCTTTGATTGTTTGCATGCGGGGATTGTCGAAGGTCTCGTCGCGCGGCAGGTTGACGCGTGTCAACCCAGCGAGAATGCCCAGCGACCTGCGACAGCCGGTCGCGTCGCGCCCGTGAGCAGCAGTTCAAGCAGGTCGTGCACGCTGCGAATCGCCGTGCCGAACGGCAACGCTTCGCGGCCGCGGAAGAACAGACCGTTCGCCACGTCGCCACGCAATGCCGCCGCGAGCCGCGTGTCGATGCAGAAGTGGCCGAACTTCTCGATACCGTCGCGCCAGCCGCACACGCTGAGACATTCGAGCGCGGTCGGGCAGACATGTTTGAGCGCGCCGACTTTCTCGCGGATCTTCGTTTCATGGCGCAAATAGCGCATCAGCCACGGCGTTTTCACGGCGCGCGCGGGCAGTCCCGTCACGCTGACGAATTCGACGATGTCTTCTGGCGTAGCGTCAGCCAGTACGCGCTTGAAATTCGGATGCGCGTCGCCTTCCTCGGTGACGGCGAACGGCGTGCCGAGTTGCACGCCGCTGGCGCCCGCGTTCAGCAACTTGCGCACGGCCTCGTGACTATTGATGCCGCCCGCGACGATCAAGGGCACGTCCTGACGGTTCAGGCCGAGCGAGGCGAATACCGTGTCGAGTTCTTCGAGGATGCAGAAGAAATCGAAGCGTCGATCGTGTTGATCGGCCAGGTTGTTGACGCCGAGATGGCCGCCCGCATGCGCAGGATGCTCGATCACCACCGCGTCGGGCAAACGGCCTTTTTTCATCCACTTCTTCAACACGAGCGCGACGCCGCGGCTGTCCGACAGAATCGGAATCAGCGCGATATCGTGGCCCTGGGTCATGTCCGGCAGATCGAGCGGCAAGCCCGCGCCCATGACGATCGCATCGGCACCGCTCTCGCAAGCGACGCGCACGTAGTTGGCTTGCGCGCTGACCGCTTTCATCACGTTGACGGCGATCATGCCGCGGCCTTCGCTCAGTGCCTTGGCAGAGTGGATTTCGCGGGCCAGCGCGGTGAGATTGGCTTCTTCCAGCGTGGCCCGCTCGGGCGACTTGCGGCAACGTTCGATCAGATCGCGATGATGATGCCGCAGGTCGATACTGGCGATGGTGCCCAGCGCGCCTTCACGGGCGACGCTGCCGGCCAGCCGGTGCGCCGAAATGCCGACGCCCATGCCGCCTTGCACGATCGGCAGTAACGAGCGGCCGCGAATGACTAGCGGCGTGAAGGAATGAGAGGTGAGCATGACTGGCCCGATGGCGGATTATCGAAACGTTGATAATCGTCGGTCGGGCGCAGCCTGCGTTGCTTCAGATCAATGAGTGGGCGAATGTCCAAGTCATGTGTGCCCTTCTGTTGACACCGATCAGTCGAATCACGCCTTGAATTGCATGGACTTGAGCTCGAGATACTCTTCGAGTCCGTAGACCCCGTTTTCGCGGCCGAAGCCCGACTGCTTGAAACCGCCGAACGGCGCGGCCATGTTCCACGTGCCGCCGTTGATATCGACCTGGCCGGTTCGAATCCGCCGCGCGACGCCGGCGGCACGCTCGTCGCTGCCAGCCCATACCGCGCCGCCGAGACCGTATGGTGAATCGTTGGCGATCCGAACGGCTTCCTCTTCGTCCTTGTAGGTCAGAATCGACAGCACCGGGCCGAAGATTTCCTCTTGCGCGATCGTCGCCTTGGGATGCACGCGACCGAACACGGTGGGTTTGACGAAGAAGCCCTTCGTCAAGCCATCCGGCAAGCCCGCGCCGCCCGTCACCAGTTCGGCACCCTCCTCGATCCCCTTCGCGATGTACTGCCGCACGCGTGCCTGTTGCGCCGCCGACGCCAACGGACCAAGACGGGTCGTCTCATTGCGCGGATCGCCGGCGACGTAGGCTTCGGCGGCCTGCTTCGCCAGCGCGCGTGCTTCGTCGTAGCGCGATTCGGGCACCAGCATGCGCGTGTGCGCCGAACACGTTTGTCCGGAGTTCAGAAAGCACGCGCTGACCGTGCCCTTGACCGCCGCGGCGAAATCCGCATCGTCGAGAATGACTGACGCCGACTTGCCGTGCCACGCGCTTGACCGTTGCCGAAGCCAGTTCGGCCACGCGTTTGCCGGCGCGAGTCGAACCGGTGAACGAGACCATATTGACCGACGGATGGCTCGCCAGCACTTCGCCTACCACCGGCCCATAACCGCTCACGAGATTGAACACGCCAGCCGGCAGCCCAGCTTCGTGGATCGCCTCGGCCAGCACGAACGCGTTCAGCGGCGCGATCTCCGACGGCTTGAGCACCACCGTGCATCCCGCGGCGAGCGCCGCCGCGACCTTCAGCGTGACCTGATTGAGCGGATAGTTCCACGGCGTGATCGCCGCCACCACGCCGACGGGTTCGCGCACCACCAGCGAATTGCCGACGCGTTCTTCGTACCGGAATTCGCTCGCGAGCTTCGCGTACGCACCCCAGTTGTAGACAGGGCCGCCGACCTGAATGGCGCGTGCGAGCTTCAGCGGCATGCCGACTTCGCCGGCGATCAAGCCGGCCAGTTCTTCGGTGCGCGCTTTCAGGTTCGCCGCGATCTTGCGCAGATAGTCGCCGCGCTCGGCAGCGGGCGTCGCGGCCCAGCCGTCGAACGCCACGCGTGCGGCGGCGATCGCGCTTTCGGCATCGGCCTCGACGCCTTCAGGGATGCGGCCCATGATCTCTTCCGTACCCGAGTCGATCACGTCGATGGTACCGGTGCCGCATGGCGCGATCCACTTGCCGTCGATATAGAGTTGCGCGTAGGTATTCATGATGGTCGGTTCCTGACTGTGTCTCTGGAATGGTCTTCTATTCTAACCAGCACCTTTTGGGGAGGGCCGACGCGCGAAGCGCGCGCCAT
The nucleotide sequence above comes from Paraburkholderia aromaticivorans. Encoded proteins:
- a CDS encoding NAD(P)H-dependent flavin oxidoreductase, translating into MLTSHSFTPLVIRGRSLLPIVQGGMGVGISAHRLAGSVAREGALGTIASIDLRHHHRDLIERCRKSPERATLEEANLTALAREIHSAKALSEGRGMIAVNVMKAVSAQANYVRVACESGADAIVMGAGLPLDLPDMTQGHDIALIPILSDSRGVALVLKKWMKKGRLPDAVVIEHPAHAGGHLGVNNLADQHDRRFDFFCILEELDTVFASLGLNRQDVPLIVAGGINSHEAVRKLLNAGASGVQLGTPFAVTEEGDAHPNFKRVLADATPEDIVEFVSVTGLPARAVKTPWLMRYLRHETKIREKVGALKHVCPTALECLSVCGWRDGIEKFGHFCIDTRLAAALRGDVANGLFFRGREALPFGTAIRSVHDLLELLLTGATRPAVAGRWAFSLG